One Balaenoptera ricei isolate mBalRic1 chromosome 16, mBalRic1.hap2, whole genome shotgun sequence genomic window carries:
- the LOC132350634 gene encoding LOW QUALITY PROTEIN: 5'-nucleotidase domain-containing protein 1-like (The sequence of the model RefSeq protein was modified relative to this genomic sequence to represent the inferred CDS: deleted 1 base in 1 codon; substituted 1 base at 1 genomic stop codon) codes for MAQHFSLAACDVVGFDLDHTLCRYNLPESARLIYNSFAQFLVKEKGYDKELLTVTPEGWDFCCKGLALDLEDGKFIKLADMNGTVLRARHGTKMLAPEVLAEAYGRKGWKRFMPDSGMACRSGKYYFYDNYFDLPGALLCARVVDSLTKQNNGQKPFDFWKDIVAGIQHNYKMSAFKENCGIYFPEIKRDPGRYLHTCPESVKKWLRQLKNAGKILMLITSSHSDYCRLLCEYILGNDFEYLFDIVITNALKPGFFSHLPSQRPFRTLENDEEQEALPSLDKPGWYSQGNAVHLYELLKKMTGKPEPKVVYFGDSMHSDIFPACHYSNWETVLILEELRGDRDGKPEDXEPLEKKGKYEGLKAKPLNRLSKKWGSFFIDSVSGLENTEDSLVYTWSCKRISAYSTIAIPSIEAIAELPLDYKFTCFSSNNSKTAGYYPNPPLVLSNDGKLTTK; via the exons ATGGCTCAGCACTTCTCCCTGGCCGCCTGCGACGTGGTCGGCTTCGACCTGGACCACACTCTGTGTCGCTACAACCTGCCTGAGAGCGCCCGCCTCATTTATAATAGCTTTGCTCAGTTCCTGGTCAAGGAGAAAGGGTATGACAAGGAATTGCTCACTGTGACTCCAGAGGGTTGGGATTTCTGTTGCAAGGGCTTGGCATTGGATCTGGAAGACGGGAAGTTCATTAAACTTGCAGAT ATGAATGGCACCGTGCTCAGGGCAAGACACGGCACAAAGATGCTGGCTCCGGAGGTGCTGGCGGAGGCGTACGGCAGGAAGGGGTGGAAGCGCTTCATGCCAGACTCGGGAATGGCCTGCCGgtcaggaaaatattatttttatgataactACTTTGACCTGCCTGGAGCTCTTCTGTGTGCCAGAGTGGTGGACTCTTTAACAAAGCAGAACAATGGTCAAAAACCATTTGATTTTTGGAAGGACATAGTGGCTGGTATACaacataattataaaatgtcagcttttaaagaaaactgtggaatatattttccagaaataaaaagagatcCAGGCAGGTATTTACACACTTGTCCGGAATCTGTTAAAAAGTGGCTTCGACAGTTAAAAAATGCTGGGAAAATTCTTATGTTAATTACCAGTTCTCACAGTGATTACTGTAGACTCCTCTGTGAATATATCCTTGGGAACGATTTTGAATATCTTTTTGACATTGTGATTACAAATGCATTGAAGCCTGGTTTCTTCTCCCATTTACCAAGTCAGAGGCCTTTCCGGACACTTGAGAATGATGAGGAGCAGGAGGCACTGCCATCTCTGGATAAACCTGGCTGGTACTCCCAAGGGAACGCTGTCCACCTTTATGAACTTCTGAAGAAAATGACTGGCAAACCTGAACCCAAGGTTGTTTACTTTGGGGACAGCATGCATTCAGATATTTTCCCAGCCTGTCATTATAGTAATTGGGAGACAGTCCTCATCCTGGAAGAGCTCAGAGGGGACAGAGACGGGAAGCCTGAGGACTGAGAGCCtctagagaagaaaggaaaatatgaggGACTGAAGGCAAAGCCTCTAAATAGATTATCTAAAAAATGGGGCTCTTTTTTTATTGATTCAGTTTCCGGACTGGAAAATACAGAAGATTCCTTGGTTTATACATGGTCTTGTAAGAGAATCAGTGCTTACAGCACTATTGCAATTCCAAGTATTGAAGCAATAGCAGAATTACCCCTGGACTACAAATTTACATGTTTCTCTTCAAACAATTCAAAAACGGCAGGCTATTATCCAAACCCTCCATTGGTCTTATCAAATGATGGGAAACTGACAACCAAATAA